Part of the Sulfuricurvum kujiense DSM 16994 genome, GTTCTGCAACCTTGAGTGCTTGTTCATCTGATTCGACGGCAAGCAGGAGAATAAATTCTTCTCCTCCCCAACGGATGAGAACATCTTCATTTCGGATAGACTCATTAAGTACGTTGACAAAATATTTCAGAACATTGTCACCCCGATTATGCCCATAGGTATCATTAACTTTTTTAAAATAATCGATATCGAACATCATGACACACAGTTCTTTTTGATGGTAGCCGATTTTCTGAACAATTCGATCATAATTGCTTTCCAAAAAAGTCCGGTTATATGCTCCTGTGAGAGGGTCGTGAGTCGCTTTTTGACCAAGGTCGATAAAATCTTGCATGGTTGAACTGATGTCGCTAAAACTGAGAATATAGCGCTGATCATCAAACGGGGCAATGGATAACGTAAACGCATGTGGAATATGGTGACGGTCAATCATAGAGACAATCCGCTTATTATCACTAAGTGCGTTTAGAGCCTCAATCCAAGTTTGATTGGGTTTAATCTTTCCGGTATGAAAATAAAAATCCATAGGTATAAAAAGTTCATGTACCGATTGATGCAGCTTGAAAAATTCTTCCATAGAGTCATAGCCGGTAAATTCGAAAAAAGCAGGATTTGCATATTCTGGATGATCGATACCGGTTAGCACAATGATATTTTGTTGAATTTCCATCATCTTTTGAAAATGTTCGGAAAACTCTTTAAGTTCTTTTGTTTGCTTTTGAACAAGAAAATTAAGCCGTTTGTTGTTGAGATAAAGAAAGAGCGCGATCAAGCTTAAAAAAGCAACGCCGCCTAATAGAGGATACAAATAGCGCTTTAATTCGTTGGGCTTTTCATTAGGATTGTAAATCAGGTCTTTAAGAGCCTTGTTTAACGTCCCCTCTTTTGCCATTCCCAAAGAGAGATAGAGATTGGAAATGACCTCAAAACGCTCCTGACTGGTTGTTCCGATGGGGATAACTTTTGGCATAATGAGCTGTTCCGTCATACCGGCCTCATACCATAGCGCATCCACATCATTCTTAGGATTAAGTCTTTTGATAGCCATGACGGATTCTTCGGTGTGGTTAAATGCGTATTGCCACCCCTCAATCGTTGCCAAAACAAACCGTTTGACCCGATCGGGATGATTTTTAATCTCTTGATCGGTAGTAATAAGATTGTCGCCATAAAGGTCGATGCCGTAACTCATCGGATTCAAAATATTGATGTCATGTCCGCTTTTTTTATATTTAAACGGCTCATTGGTAATATATGATTCGATTGCATCGACTTCACCGCTGATTAGTTTTTTATGCCCAAAATCATGAGGAACATGGGTATAATCCCCAGCCTCCAACCCTGCAAAACTGAGCATAGCAGTGATTGCGGCATCGTCTAATCCTTGCTGATAGGCGACGATCTTCCCTTTAAGGTCATAAGGGCTTAGAAGACCCGAATCCCGACGTGTTAGCAAGACTAGCGGATTGTGCTGAAAGATGGATGCGATAACTCTGAGAGGATATCCTTGTGCACGGTATAAAAGAATACTCGAATCGGCAATCCCATATTCGGCTTCCCCGTTTGCAACCTGTAGAACATTATTTTTCTTCGGGTCACGTTCAATAATATCAACATCCAGTCCATATTTTTCGTATATCCCTTTTTCTTTGGCCATAACAATACCGGCAAACTGGTATTGGTAAAACCATTTTAAAGCGATTCGAACTTTTTCGGTCTCTTGAGCGTGTACAGCTATGACCATACCAATAAATATTAAAAAAATGTATTTCAATTCCTTACTTCATCCTTTTAAAAGTTTTAGATTGATTTTCCATCAGTAACAGATGAAGCATAATTGGTTCGGAGCAATTCAAAAAAAGTCTTTTCAGGTACCGGTCTGGAAAAATAGTATCCCTGATAATATCCGCAGCCGCGATTTTTGAGATATTGCATCTGATATTCCTCTTCCACCCCTTCGGCTATGACATGCAAATTAAGCGTCTGGCCCATGGCGATGATGGTATTGAGCAAAATAGTTTCATTTTGTTCACAGCAAGAAATATCGTCTACAAAGCTTTTATCGATTTTCAACGAATCGATAGGGAGTTGACGCAAATACGACAACGAAGAATAGCCCGTACCGAAATCGTCCATACAGATATTGACTCCCAATGCTTTTACTTTTTTCAATGTTTCCAATGTTATTTCAAGATAATCCAACATGACACTTTCGGTTATTTCAATCGCCAGCAACTTAGGATTAATTTTGTTCTTTTGAATAGCGTTTTTTATTTCTCCGTACAGATTGAGATTTTGAAATTGCCGCGTCGAGACATTGCACGATATGTGTACCCTGTCATATCCCGCATCTTGTAACCGTTTAATCGTATGTGCCGTCTCTTCGATTATCCATGTACCGAGCTTTAAAATGAATCCGGTATTTTCGGCAATGTTAATAAAATGGTCCGGAGAAATCATCCCTTTTTGATAATGGTTCCATCGAATCAATGCTTCGGCTCCGACAATCTTGCCGCTTTCGATATGTATTTTCGGCTGATAATAAAGTTCGAATTCACCATCCGAAAATGCTCGATACATATCATTGGCGATAGCAACCTCTTCATGCACTTTTGCGTTCAGCGTTGTCGTAAAAAAACTAAACTGATCACGTCCCTCCGATTTCGCTTTGTACATTGCGATATCCGCATATTTCATCAATTCATTGATATCTTTTGAATCATCGGGATAGACCGAGACACCGATACTGGTAGAAAGTCGAAGAAAATGGCTTTGTATTCTCCACTCTTGATGAAACATATCCAGAATTTTCGAAATTACGGGTTCTATCGTCACCGCATTGTTAAAGTCGCTCAATATCATAATAAACTCATCGCCGCCGATACGGGCGACAATATCATTTTCCCTGACAATCGAATTTAATTTTTGTGCAACTGCTTTTAAAAGCTCATCACCCACATGATGTCCGAGCGTATCATTGATATTTTTAAAATGATCTAGATCTAAAAATAAGACGGCAAATTTTCGGTCGTATCGATTGGCATTGGCTACCATCAGTTTCATCTGCGTATAAAGACTGTGACGATTAGGCAGCCCCGTCAACGAATCATGCAGTGAGGCGAAAGTAAGCTCTTCATTAAGGCCTAGAACTTGGTTTTCGGTACGGTTGAGCTCGATGGCATGTTCCATCTGCAATTTAACGATGTATGCGATCACCATAGCCTCTGCAATAACAAAAACACCGTGTAAAATGACGATATCCATCCCGCAGCCGTAGTTAAACACCATTACCGGCATACCGAAAAGGGAAACTTCGTAGAACTGCAAAAAATTAAATACGAAATGATGAACAATCGTCGTAGCCGCAGCTACTACAATAGGAATGATATCTTTATAGAGAGACAGAATGGCCAAAGCGATGAACACATGAAAATGCATCTCGATACGTCCGAGATGCTGTTGGATGTAGATCAGCGAAAAGAGCATCATTCCTACACCCATTAAAGCACGCATTACCTGCGTTCCCTTAAATGTACGATAAGCCCAAAAAAGGATAAGGGTTATTAACCCTCCCCCCACAAACCCGTACAAATAGGTATCATAAGTGATCGAGGTAATAAAAGTTGCTATAAACCACTGAATAACGATCAACACCAACATCACTTTATCGGCTTGTAAAAAATGGTCGTTAAAATTTTTTTCCGCAAATACGGGAACTTTCGGCAATCGGAATAATTGATTAAAATCTATAGTACTCATTTTTTCTCTTTGCTCATTTTTTCTATATCGCTTATCAGCATTTCACTCTTCAGCGGATGCATGGAATAAATTGATTTTAATATCAGGGTTCCATCCTTTTGTTTCTTTACGAGATAAAGGTTATCGCTGTGATCGATCTCCGCAGTATCTCCGATACTTTTTGAAAAATAGACCCCCAGTTCTCTGTCTAGACTCATCAGCTGTTTTTGGGTCAAATAGACCCCTTTAAATGACGGATTAAATGATTTGGCGAATAGATCGGGCTGATCCGGTTCTAATTCCGGCATTAAATTGACAAACATCAAATCAACATTCCCTTTATTCTTGGCGAATTCTTTTGAATCGTACAGTTTGTCCAACTCCTGCAAGATCGGTGTACATACTTTCACACACCCTACATATCCGAAAAAAACCAGCATCATCTCTTTTTCCGAGCCTTGAAGATAAGGGGCGACGAGTTCTTTATCAATGACCATTTTACCTGTCGTATGCCCTGCAAACAACATTGTTTGAACTGCAGGAATGACAAGAATCATTACGATAAAGAAAAAAGCGGAAAGAACTATTCTTTTAGTCATTTTGCTCTTCCGAGTTCTTTTCTCTCAGAGCGATTTTCAATGTCTCAATCTGATTATTTTTTTGATGAAGCATAAATATTACCGCAACGATAAAAACAAAAAACAGAACAAAGGTGATAAACGTCACATCCAATATAATCTCGTGAAACCGCTCAAAAAAACTCTTTTCTTTATGTAAAATAACTGCATCGCGCACTGTATATTCTGAGAGTATTAAACGAGAATTCTTAAACGCATCGTGATCGAACATATAAATATTCGGACTTTTTAAAACCGAATGGATTGATTTTAGATCTTCACCTTTCAAATAACGGACGACTAAATCAGCCGCATGTTTACCCTGACTCGTTCCACTGGTCACAAAACCGCCGATCACTCCGCCTGT contains:
- a CDS encoding GGDEF domain-containing protein, which translates into the protein MVIAVHAQETEKVRIALKWFYQYQFAGIVMAKEKGIYEKYGLDVDIIERDPKKNNVLQVANGEAEYGIADSSILLYRAQGYPLRVIASIFQHNPLVLLTRRDSGLLSPYDLKGKIVAYQQGLDDAAITAMLSFAGLEAGDYTHVPHDFGHKKLISGEVDAIESYITNEPFKYKKSGHDINILNPMSYGIDLYGDNLITTDQEIKNHPDRVKRFVLATIEGWQYAFNHTEESVMAIKRLNPKNDVDALWYEAGMTEQLIMPKVIPIGTTSQERFEVISNLYLSLGMAKEGTLNKALKDLIYNPNEKPNELKRYLYPLLGGVAFLSLIALFLYLNNKRLNFLVQKQTKELKEFSEHFQKMMEIQQNIIVLTGIDHPEYANPAFFEFTGYDSMEEFFKLHQSVHELFIPMDFYFHTGKIKPNQTWIEALNALSDNKRIVSMIDRHHIPHAFTLSIAPFDDQRYILSFSDISSTMQDFIDLGQKATHDPLTGAYNRTFLESNYDRIVQKIGYHQKELCVMMFDIDYFKKVNDTYGHNRGDNVLKYFVNVLNESIRNEDVLIRWGGEEFILLLAVESDEQALKVAEHLRHTIETAYFEEVEHITCSIGVTLHNFEEKIMQTIKRADEALYKAKSSGRNRVEIIAGTV
- a CDS encoding putative bifunctional diguanylate cyclase/phosphodiesterase, which translates into the protein MSTIDFNQLFRLPKVPVFAEKNFNDHFLQADKVMLVLIVIQWFIATFITSITYDTYLYGFVGGGLITLILFWAYRTFKGTQVMRALMGVGMMLFSLIYIQQHLGRIEMHFHVFIALAILSLYKDIIPIVVAAATTIVHHFVFNFLQFYEVSLFGMPVMVFNYGCGMDIVILHGVFVIAEAMVIAYIVKLQMEHAIELNRTENQVLGLNEELTFASLHDSLTGLPNRHSLYTQMKLMVANANRYDRKFAVLFLDLDHFKNINDTLGHHVGDELLKAVAQKLNSIVRENDIVARIGGDEFIMILSDFNNAVTIEPVISKILDMFHQEWRIQSHFLRLSTSIGVSVYPDDSKDINELMKYADIAMYKAKSEGRDQFSFFTTTLNAKVHEEVAIANDMYRAFSDGEFELYYQPKIHIESGKIVGAEALIRWNHYQKGMISPDHFINIAENTGFILKLGTWIIEETAHTIKRLQDAGYDRVHISCNVSTRQFQNLNLYGEIKNAIQKNKINPKLLAIEITESVMLDYLEITLETLKKVKALGVNICMDDFGTGYSSLSYLRQLPIDSLKIDKSFVDDISCCEQNETILLNTIIAMGQTLNLHVIAEGVEEEYQMQYLKNRGCGYYQGYYFSRPVPEKTFFELLRTNYASSVTDGKSI
- a CDS encoding SCO family protein, whose product is MTKRIVLSAFFFIVMILVIPAVQTMLFAGHTTGKMVIDKELVAPYLQGSEKEMMLVFFGYVGCVKVCTPILQELDKLYDSKEFAKNKGNVDLMFVNLMPELEPDQPDLFAKSFNPSFKGVYLTQKQLMSLDRELGVYFSKSIGDTAEIDHSDNLYLVKKQKDGTLILKSIYSMHPLKSEMLISDIEKMSKEKK